In Salvia miltiorrhiza mitochondrion, complete genome, the following are encoded in one genomic region:
- the orf154a gene encoding hypothetical protein, which yields MFNSSLVQKKNSKCRRHIAGMKDLARRLIPILLSGSPLGSANMHSKRTFRLVCCPLVQPAACEYANAIREAMNYPFFYSLGSRAFTRHEILSEKTSGCLKVRVWGDELLNDLKCARVERWRRAKLLAIRNGPYTPFHWNDRPLPYLLCLLTSHS from the coding sequence ATGTTCAATTCGTCGCTAGTACAAAAAAAAAATAGCAAATGTCGTCGGCATATAGCAGGTATGAAGGACTTGGCAAGACGCCTTATCCCTATCCTACTTTCGGGATCTCCGCTCGGTTCTGCTAACATGCATTCTAAGCGGACTTTTCGTCTGGTGTGCTGCCCATTGGTACAACCGGCGGCTTGCGAGTACGCAAATGCGATACGAGAAGCTATGAATTATCCCTTTTTTTACAGCTTGGGTTCCCGTGCGTTCACCCGGCACGAAATTCTTTCCGAGAAGACGTCAGGTTGCCTGAAAGTCAGGGTGTGGGGAGATGAACTGCTTAATGATTTAAAATGCGCAAGGGTTGAGCGGTGGAGGAGAGCAAAGCTACTCGCCATCAGGAACGGACCTTACACCCCCTTCCATTGGAACGACAGGCCCCTGCCCTATTTGCTTTGCCTCCTTACCTCTCACTCTTAA
- the orf109a gene encoding hypothetical protein, translating to MRYLLKSFAFYKTPMARSLAMEFNNGSGYSKRLGSPYFYLYRCKNGLCRVKRKRLFDNPWKEVSDIDLRLDSEISLGKGLCRGLFAEFRVRGGASHVRLVRIAFSASPL from the coding sequence ATGCGTTACTTGCTAAAGAGCTTTGCCTTTTACAAAACACCTATGGCTCGGTCTCTTGCTATGGAATTCAACAATGGCTCTGGCTACTCGAAACGTTTGGGAAGCCCCTATTTTTACTTGTATCGGTGTAAGAACGGTCTTTGCAGAGTTAAACGAAAACGGTTATTTGACAATCCATGGAAAGAAGTATCGGATATCGACTTACGTCTTGATTCCGAGATATCCCTAGGGAAAGGGCTTTGTAGAGGGCTATTCGCCGAGTTTCGTGTTAGGGGCGGGGCATCCCACGTAAGACTTGTAAGAATAGCTTTTTCTGCTTCTCCTTTGTAG
- the atp1 gene encoding ATPase subunit 1, producing the protein MELSPRAAELTTLLESRISNFYTNFQVDEIGRVVSVGDGIARVYGLNEIQAGEMVEFSSGVKGIALNLENENVGIVVFGSDTAIKEGDLVKRTGSIVDVPAGKAMLGRVVDALGVPIDGRGALSAHERRRVEVKAPGIIERKSVHEPMQTGLKAVDSLVPIGRGQRELIIGDRQTGKTAIAIDTILNQKQLNSKATSESETLYCVYVAIGQKRSTVAQLVQILSEANALEYSILVAATASDPAPLQFLAPYSGCAMGEYFRDNGMHALIIYDDLSKQAVAYRQMSLLLRRPPGREAFPGDVFYLHSRLLERAAKRSDQTGAGSLTALPVIETQAGDVSAYIPTNVISITDGQICLETELFYRGIRPAINVGLSVSRVGSAAQLKAMKQVCGSLKLELAQYREVAAFAQFGSDLDAATQALLNRGARLTEILKQPQYTPLPIEKQILVIYAAVNGFCDRMPLDKIAQYEKILLSTVKPELLEALKGQLTKEKK; encoded by the coding sequence ATGGAACTCTCTCCCAGAGCTGCAGAACTAACGACTCTATTAGAAAGTCGAATTAGCAACTTTTACACGAATTTTCAAGTGGATGAGATCGGTCGAGTGGTCTCAGTTGGAGATGGTATTGCACGGGTTTATGGATTGAACGAGATTCAAGCTGGGGAAATGGTTGAATTTTCCAGCGGTGTGAAAGGAATAGCCTTAAATCTTGAGAATGAGAATGTAGGGATTGTTGTCTTTGGTAGTGATACTGCTATTAAAGAAGGAGATCTTGTCAAGCGCACTGGATCTATTGTGGATGTTCCTGCGGGAAAGGCTATGCTAGGGCGTGTGGTCGACGCCTTGGGAGTACCTATTGATGGAAGAGGGGCTCTAAGCGCTCACGAGCGAAGACGTGTCGAAGTGAAAGCCCCTGGAATTATTGAACGTAAATCTGTGCACGAGCCTATGCAAACAGGGTTAAAAGCGGTAGATAGCCTGGTTCCTATAGGTCGTGGTCAACGAGAACTTATAATCGGGGACCGACAAACTGGAAAAACAGCTATTGCTATCGATACCATATTAAACCAAAAGCAATTGAACTCAAAGGCCACCTCTGAGAGTGAGACATTGTATTGTGTCTATGTAGCGATTGGACAGAAACGCTCAACTGTGGCACAATTAGTTCAAATTCTTTCAGAAGCCAATGCTTTAGAATATTCCATTCTTGTAGCAGCCACCGCTTCGGATCCTGCTCCTCTGCAATTTTTGGCCCCATATTCTGGGTGTGCCATGGGGGAATATTTCCGCGATAATGGAATGCACGCATTAATAATCTATGATGATCTTAGTAAACAGGCCGTGGCATATCGACAAATGTCATTATTGTTACGCCGACCACCAGGTCGTGAGGCTTTCCCAGGAGATGTTTTCTATTTACATTCCCGTCTCTTAGAAAGAGCGGCTAAACGATCGGACCAGACAGGCGCAGGGAGCTTGACCGCCTTACCCGTCATTGAAACACAAGCAGGAGATGTTTCGGCTTATATTCCTACTAATGTAATTTCCATTACTGATGGACAAATCTGTTTGGAAACAGAGCTCTTTTATCGCGGAATTAGACCTGCTATTAACGTCGGATTATCTGTCAGTCGCGTCGGGTCTGCCGCTCAGTTGAAAGCTATGAAACAAGTATGCGGGAGTTTAAAACTAGAATTGGCACAATATCGAGAAGTAGCCGCCTTTGCTCAATTTGGCTCAGACCTTGATGCTGCCACTCAGGCCTTACTCAATAGAGGGGCAAGGCTGACAGAAATACTCAAACAACCACAATATACACCATTGCCAATTGAAAAACAAATTCTAGTCATTTACGCAGCGGTCAATGGATTCTGCGATCGAATGCCATTAGACAAAATTGCTCAATATGAAAAAATCCTTCTATCTACTGTAAAACCAGAATTACTAGAAGCCTTAAAAGGACAATTAACTAAAGAAAAAAAATAG
- the orf196 gene encoding hypothetical protein: protein MDFLKLARVMGIGGNHQLYNVLGGSNKLSVGFFIAELDLLSIMQKMHNLKIFQYGSNIPIIDVDNNQLIDTDLPTISDYNSPISSSDFIKVSISGSEVSSGSSTHSEPLHPSIPVEIETLHSTIVHKMEFFLEEREIQMPDHWSTYELLKEHVINNEALFYDISFLNDMIADLSVAQNPGWVEATIDMIHLINYVF from the coding sequence ATGGATTTCTTGAAGCTCGCTCGAGTGATGGGCATTGGCGGGAATCATCAACTTTATAATGTTTTAGGGGGTTCTAATAAGCTGTCAGTAGGTTTTTTTATCGCGGAATTAGACCTTCTATCTATAATGCAAAAAATGCACAACCTCAAAATATTTCAATACGGATCAAATATTCCAATTATTGACGTAGATAATAATCAACTGATTGATACAGATTTGCCAACTATTTCTGATTATAATAGCCCTATTTCTTCTTCCGATTTTATAAAAGTATCCATTTCGGGTTCGGAAGTGTCCTCGGGTTCATCAACCCACTCAGAGCCCTTACATCCTTCCATCCCTGTAGAAATAGAGACGCTTCATTCCACTATCGTTCATAAAATGGAATTCTTTTTAGAAGAAAGAGAAATTCAAATGCCAGACCACTGGTCCACCTATGAACTCCTCAAGGAGCATGTTATTAATAATGAAGCCTTATTTTATGATATCTCCTTTTTGAACGATATGATTGCAGATCTTTCTGTTGCGCAAAACCCGGGATGGGTTGAAGCAACCATTGATATGATTCACTTAATCAACTATGTCTTCTAA
- the orf131 gene encoding hypothetical protein, whose amino-acid sequence MVGIKGMGPTWKMLPHPSKTHLPSQQCRLEVPHISPQHTMQHTLTGLAIMLAITSVKLTGDHYELFNEALRCYIDGMASHQCVDSVSHLVTSGSPDVQETALLEYDNNLLSDDASHQSRIYKLALGTTILF is encoded by the coding sequence ATGGTGGGGATTAAGGGTATGGGTCCTACCTGGAAGATGCTGCCACATCCAAGCAAAACACATCTACCAAGTCAGCAATGTAGGCTAGAAGTACCACATATTTCTCCGCAGCATACAATGCAACACACGCTCACAGGATTGGCTATTATGCTTGCTATTACTTCTGTGAAACTGACTGGTGATCATTACGAACTTTTTAACGAAGCGCTTCGATGTTATATAGATGGAATGGCTTCACACCAGTGCGTCGATTCCGTAAGTCATCTTGTCACTAGTGGGTCACCCGATGTACAGGAGACGGCCCTGTTGGAATATGATAATAATCTCTTATCTGATGATGCTTCCCATCAATCTCGGATATATAAACTAGCGCTAGGAACAACTATTCTATTTTAG
- the orf169a gene encoding hypothetical protein — protein MHATRKLVFPSGPIDVTGTFQVESEAISNAGRFLFCAIPHLEIHAEHMEFDALLPHSKSMWTSHKGTSARKRFRWKDFQTTHPRGKKASFQPCSLFRGQSSELRKSCLLFIGKIFVCWYQPRKKILSSPIWFSNRNYLARKPLSCRGGPRPRTGPLFVLRQELQSPTYP, from the coding sequence ATGCATGCTACAAGAAAGCTTGTATTTCCGTCTGGTCCAATAGATGTAACTGGCACCTTTCAGGTCGAGTCTGAAGCCATCTCTAATGCCGGACGCTTCCTCTTTTGTGCTATTCCTCATCTTGAAATCCATGCTGAACACATGGAATTCGATGCTTTACTTCCTCATTCTAAGTCCATGTGGACCTCCCACAAAGGAACGTCAGCCAGAAAAAGGTTCAGGTGGAAAGACTTTCAAACTACGCATCCACGGGGGAAGAAAGCTTCTTTTCAGCCTTGTTCTCTGTTTCGTGGTCAAAGTTCGGAGCTGCGGAAATCTTGCCTCCTGTTCATAGGGAAGATCTTTGTGTGCTGGTATCAACCGAGAAAGAAAATATTGAGCTCCCCTATTTGGTTTAGCAACAGGAACTATTTAGCAAGAAAACCGCTTAGCTGCAGGGGTGGACCTAGGCCCCGAACGGGCCCCCTATTCGTATTAAGACAAGAACTGCAATCACCGACCTATCCCTAG